A single genomic interval of Zobellia nedashkovskayae harbors:
- a CDS encoding DUF3810 domain-containing protein, with amino-acid sequence MKNKLRNGIALSLLPQILLVGWLGGNPEIVETYYSNGIYPVISQFFRILFGWVPFSVGEIMYVLLIVLGMRYLYVNRLKIRQFPFQFLRNVVVVLSVFYFTFNLVWGLNYYRKPIAENFAIRDSVQTSDVIDLAERLIVKTNQLQFELTSDSTKRVQVPYSRKEIFDKTVDGYKQLEKQLPFLEYDHRSLKKSMFSKLASYMGIGGYLNPFTNEAQVNALTPEFRFPVVSGHEVGHQVGYSKENETNFIGYLVTIKNEDHYFQYSASAYALSHCLSAIRRTDKEKFDELYAKVNIGVQENYRELYEHNLEFVNPFEPIFKSIFSTFLKANQQKDGIKSYGKIVELMVGYHEKYPL; translated from the coding sequence TTGAAAAATAAGTTAAGAAACGGTATCGCTTTAAGTTTGCTTCCTCAAATTCTTTTGGTAGGCTGGTTAGGTGGTAATCCGGAGATCGTAGAGACCTATTATAGTAATGGCATTTATCCTGTAATCAGTCAATTTTTTAGGATTCTCTTTGGGTGGGTTCCTTTTTCGGTAGGCGAAATTATGTATGTGCTACTTATTGTGCTCGGCATGAGATATCTCTATGTAAACCGATTGAAAATCAGACAATTTCCTTTTCAGTTTTTGCGGAATGTAGTGGTGGTGCTCTCAGTGTTTTACTTCACTTTTAATTTGGTTTGGGGTTTAAATTACTACCGAAAACCAATTGCCGAAAATTTTGCTATTCGGGATAGCGTACAAACCAGTGATGTTATTGATTTAGCTGAAAGATTGATTGTAAAAACAAACCAACTTCAGTTTGAACTCACTTCAGACAGTACAAAAAGAGTACAGGTACCGTATAGCCGCAAGGAAATCTTTGATAAAACCGTAGATGGTTATAAGCAGTTAGAAAAACAACTTCCGTTTTTAGAATATGACCATCGCAGTCTAAAGAAGTCTATGTTCAGTAAATTGGCCAGTTATATGGGCATTGGTGGTTATTTAAATCCGTTTACCAATGAAGCTCAGGTAAATGCGCTTACTCCGGAGTTTAGGTTTCCTGTGGTAAGTGGGCATGAGGTAGGACACCAGGTGGGGTATTCAAAAGAAAATGAAACTAATTTTATAGGGTATTTGGTGACTATTAAAAATGAAGACCATTATTTTCAGTATTCGGCTTCTGCTTATGCACTCAGTCATTGCTTGAGCGCCATAAGACGTACGGATAAGGAGAAATTTGATGAACTGTACGCCAAAGTAAATATTGGGGTACAAGAGAATTACAGGGAGCTTTATGAGCATAACCTAGAATTTGTCAATCCTTTTGAGCCCATTTTCAAGTCTATTTTCAGTACTTTTTTAAAAGCCAATCAGCAGAAAGACGGTATTAAGAGTTATGGTAAGATTGTAGAATTAATGGTGGGGTATCACGAGAAATATCCGCTTTAA
- a CDS encoding DUF805 domain-containing protein → MNWYLKVLQNYAGFEGRARRKEYWMFFLFNILISYGLQIISIVVDVPALLFLSLIYSLGVLIPGIAVGVRRMHDVGKSGWFLLVPIYNFILACTDSEEGENQYGANPKIEEEATLQKV, encoded by the coding sequence ATGAATTGGTATTTAAAAGTTTTACAGAACTATGCAGGCTTTGAAGGTCGTGCCAGAAGAAAAGAATATTGGATGTTTTTCTTGTTCAATATATTGATTTCTTATGGGTTGCAAATTATATCCATTGTGGTTGATGTTCCAGCACTTCTCTTTTTGTCTTTAATTTATTCACTAGGAGTGTTAATACCCGGTATTGCCGTTGGTGTAAGAAGAATGCATGATGTTGGTAAAAGTGGATGGTTTTTACTTGTGCCTATTTACAACTTTATTTTGGCTTGTACTGATAGTGAAGAAGGAGAAAACCAATATGGAGCTAATCCAAAAATAGAAGAAGAGGCGACTTTGCAGAAAGTATAG
- a CDS encoding molybdopterin molybdotransferase MoeA, with protein sequence MITFENAFEHVLEHTLDFGDETVTLLKSTGRILSEDIKADRDFPPFNRSTKDGIVIAFSAIEKGITRFKVEGVLSAGMPQQKLSTDHNCLEIMTGAVLPEQADTIVMYEETAIKDGWASITKTPKKGQNIHRQGTDEQKGAILLKKGTEITAAVIGVLASVGKKDVLVKTLPKICVVSTGNELVEIQETPLPHQIRKSNSLSLASALKKVKITPTLLHIADDKSIIEKELEKAILKYDVLMLSGGVSKGKFDFIPDALHNLGIEKVFHRVAQRPGKPFWFGVQKEKQKVIFSFPGNPVSTFANYHVYFLPWLKKSLGTETKNPSVILDEPIQPHPSLTLFVQVTCHWHQGKLIAKTIKGNGSGDLVSLALADGFIRVPQGDNEILQGMVFDYTEAG encoded by the coding sequence ATGATAACCTTTGAAAATGCTTTTGAACACGTATTGGAACATACGTTGGACTTTGGAGATGAAACCGTAACACTTTTGAAAAGTACCGGGAGAATCCTAAGTGAAGATATTAAAGCTGATAGGGATTTTCCGCCGTTTAATCGTTCTACCAAAGATGGTATTGTCATTGCTTTTTCGGCCATTGAAAAAGGGATTACCCGTTTTAAAGTAGAGGGTGTCCTTAGTGCAGGCATGCCTCAGCAAAAACTTTCCACGGACCATAATTGCCTTGAGATTATGACAGGTGCCGTGCTTCCTGAACAGGCTGATACCATTGTTATGTATGAAGAAACCGCAATTAAGGATGGTTGGGCTTCGATTACAAAAACTCCTAAAAAAGGTCAAAATATACATCGCCAGGGTACTGACGAACAAAAAGGTGCTATCCTTCTTAAGAAAGGAACAGAAATTACTGCTGCGGTTATTGGCGTATTGGCTTCTGTTGGAAAAAAGGATGTTTTAGTTAAAACACTTCCTAAAATTTGTGTGGTCTCCACCGGAAACGAACTTGTAGAAATACAAGAAACCCCGCTACCCCATCAGATTCGAAAATCCAACTCCCTTTCACTTGCATCTGCCCTCAAAAAAGTAAAAATTACACCTACCCTTTTGCATATAGCGGATGACAAGTCTATTATAGAAAAGGAACTTGAAAAAGCTATTTTAAAATACGATGTACTGATGCTTAGTGGTGGCGTATCTAAAGGAAAGTTCGATTTTATTCCCGATGCTCTTCATAATCTTGGCATTGAGAAAGTTTTTCACCGCGTGGCACAACGCCCCGGAAAACCTTTCTGGTTTGGAGTACAGAAAGAGAAACAAAAAGTTATATTTTCCTTTCCCGGAAACCCTGTTTCTACTTTTGCAAACTACCATGTGTATTTTTTACCATGGTTGAAAAAATCGCTCGGTACAGAAACTAAAAATCCGTCTGTTATTTTAGACGAACCCATACAACCTCACCCTTCGCTTACCCTGTTTGTTCAAGTTACCTGTCATTGGCATCAAGGCAAGCTAATTGCTAAAACTATAAAAGGTAATGGCTCTGGTGATTTAGTCAGTTTAGCGCTTGCAGATGGCTTTATTCGCGTTCCTCAAGGTGATAATGAAATTTTACAAGGAATGGTTTTTGATTATACCGAAGCTGGGTAA
- a CDS encoding amidohydrolase family protein: MKKRLITAVILFYGLTAFSQDYFPTNEGVKAKNTNYTAFTNAKIFVTPNQVIPSGTLLIQNGKVVEAGKTVNIPKNTVVVDLNGKSIYPSFIDVYSGFGIEKPEKAKGEGRSAEYEPSRSGYYWNDHIMPENDAVTKFNYDDTVAETLRKVGFGVVNSHIHDGIARGTGVLVALNSTGNNADRILDDRSGQYFSFNKSIAKKQSYPSSLMGSMALLRQMYHDEKWYAQGSVVSKDMSLEALTRNKNLVQFFEAGDKGNVLRADGIGDAFGVQYVILAGGNEYERVADIKASNAQLILPLDFPEAYDVSDSYAAAYVSLGDMRHWNQAPANPKILADNDISFSFTLHDLKSPAEFKEKIMRAIAYGLDKTTALQALTTVPAQILGKSGQVGSLVKGSYANFLIASGDIFDKNTILYENWVQGTKNVISDISLVDIRGEYTLSVASEEFKVSIKGTVDKPKVTVKKDTVTLKSKLAYSDNWLELSFVDAKKAGSYRMTGFVGKTNTKLNGKAVLPTGDETTFTAVKAAPFKEKKKDSKQVLPKLANLTYPNVGYGYEAIPKSENVLFKNATVWTSEEDGILENTDVLVKNGKIIKVGQNISASGAKVVDAAGKHLTAGIIDEHSHIAALAVNESGQNSSAEVKMEDVVDNEDKGIYHALAGGVTSLQLLHGSANPIGGRSAILKLKWGESAEKMIYDNSPKFIKFALGENVKQSNWGSYNRFPQTRMGVEQLFENYFQRAKEYEITKKSGAAYRYDEEMETLVEIMNGERFISCHSYVQSEINMMMKVAEKFGFRVNTFTHILEGYKVADKMKEHGAGAGTFSDWWAYKFEVNDAIPYNAAIMHDQGITVAINSDDAEMIRRLNQEAAKTIKYGGMTELEAWKMVTINPAKLLHIDDRTGSIKQGKDADLVLWSGNPLSIYAKAEKTMIDGAIYFDIEKDKELRNKVSKERNELVNQMLGEKEKGKKTQEPKQSKKQLMHCDTLSEYAEIH; the protein is encoded by the coding sequence ATGAAAAAACGATTGATTACAGCTGTTATCCTTTTTTATGGATTAACGGCATTTTCACAAGATTACTTTCCTACTAATGAAGGGGTAAAAGCAAAAAACACCAACTACACAGCTTTTACAAATGCTAAAATTTTTGTTACCCCAAATCAGGTTATACCTTCTGGAACACTTCTTATTCAAAATGGAAAAGTAGTTGAAGCAGGTAAAACAGTAAATATACCTAAGAACACGGTAGTAGTTGATTTAAATGGGAAATCTATATACCCTTCTTTTATTGATGTTTATTCGGGTTTTGGAATAGAAAAACCAGAGAAAGCAAAAGGCGAAGGTAGGTCTGCCGAATATGAACCATCTAGATCAGGTTATTATTGGAACGATCATATTATGCCTGAGAATGATGCAGTTACTAAATTTAACTACGATGATACGGTTGCTGAGACTTTGCGAAAAGTAGGTTTTGGTGTAGTAAATTCACATATTCATGATGGTATTGCCCGTGGCACCGGTGTATTGGTAGCATTAAACAGTACAGGTAATAATGCTGATCGTATACTAGATGATCGTTCGGGACAATACTTTTCCTTTAATAAGAGTATCGCAAAGAAACAATCGTACCCAAGTTCTTTAATGGGCTCTATGGCGCTCTTAAGGCAAATGTATCATGATGAAAAATGGTATGCACAAGGTAGTGTGGTAAGTAAAGATATGTCTCTAGAAGCGTTAACTCGTAATAAGAATTTAGTTCAGTTTTTTGAGGCAGGAGATAAAGGCAACGTTTTAAGAGCAGATGGTATAGGAGATGCTTTTGGGGTTCAATATGTAATTCTAGCAGGAGGAAATGAGTATGAACGAGTGGCAGATATAAAGGCTTCTAATGCGCAGTTAATTTTACCGTTGGATTTTCCAGAAGCTTATGATGTATCCGACTCATATGCTGCTGCATATGTTTCTTTAGGAGATATGCGTCATTGGAATCAAGCACCTGCAAATCCCAAAATATTGGCAGATAATGATATCTCGTTTTCTTTTACCCTGCACGACCTAAAATCTCCAGCAGAATTTAAAGAAAAAATAATGAGGGCTATAGCTTATGGATTGGATAAGACCACCGCTTTACAAGCTTTAACAACTGTACCTGCGCAGATTTTAGGTAAATCAGGCCAAGTTGGTTCACTGGTTAAGGGTAGTTATGCTAATTTTTTAATTGCTTCTGGGGATATTTTTGATAAGAACACTATTCTATATGAGAACTGGGTACAGGGCACTAAAAACGTTATTTCTGATATTTCTTTAGTGGATATTAGAGGAGAATACACTCTTTCTGTTGCCAGCGAAGAATTTAAAGTGTCAATTAAAGGTACTGTAGATAAGCCTAAAGTAACCGTTAAAAAAGATACGGTTACGTTAAAATCAAAATTGGCGTATTCAGATAATTGGTTAGAACTTTCATTTGTAGATGCCAAGAAGGCGGGTAGTTATAGAATGACAGGTTTTGTAGGGAAAACTAATACTAAATTGAATGGTAAAGCTGTACTTCCCACAGGGGATGAAACCACTTTTACTGCGGTTAAAGCAGCTCCTTTTAAAGAGAAGAAAAAAGATTCAAAACAGGTGTTACCAAAACTAGCAAATCTAACTTATCCTAATGTTGGGTATGGTTATGAGGCGATTCCAAAATCTGAAAACGTACTTTTTAAGAATGCAACGGTTTGGACAAGTGAAGAGGATGGTATTCTTGAAAACACGGATGTGCTAGTTAAAAACGGAAAAATTATAAAAGTAGGTCAAAATATATCTGCTAGTGGTGCCAAAGTGGTTGATGCTGCCGGTAAACATCTGACAGCAGGAATTATAGATGAGCATAGTCATATTGCTGCTTTAGCTGTTAACGAGTCAGGACAAAATTCATCGGCTGAGGTGAAAATGGAAGATGTGGTAGATAATGAGGATAAAGGTATTTACCATGCTTTGGCTGGTGGAGTTACCTCGCTACAATTATTGCATGGATCGGCAAACCCTATTGGTGGTCGTTCGGCAATTTTGAAATTAAAGTGGGGGGAAAGCGCTGAAAAGATGATTTATGACAATTCACCCAAATTCATAAAATTTGCGTTAGGAGAAAATGTAAAACAAAGCAACTGGGGTAGTTATAATCGTTTCCCACAGACTCGTATGGGTGTAGAACAGCTTTTTGAGAATTATTTTCAAAGAGCAAAAGAATATGAGATTACGAAAAAAAGCGGCGCAGCATACAGATATGATGAGGAAATGGAAACCCTTGTAGAAATAATGAACGGTGAGCGATTTATTAGCTGTCATAGTTATGTTCAGAGTGAAATTAATATGATGATGAAGGTGGCCGAAAAATTTGGTTTTAGGGTAAATACATTCACTCATATTTTAGAAGGGTATAAAGTGGCCGATAAAATGAAAGAACATGGTGCAGGAGCTGGTACGTTCAGTGATTGGTGGGCGTATAAATTTGAGGTAAATGACGCCATACCTTATAATGCGGCAATTATGCATGATCAAGGTATCACAGTTGCAATTAATAGCGATGATGCTGAAATGATTCGTAGGCTGAACCAAGAGGCTGCCAAGACTATTAAATACGGAGGAATGACGGAGTTGGAAGCTTGGAAAATGGTTACCATAAACCCGGCTAAATTATTGCATATTGACGATAGGACGGGAAGTATTAAGCAAGGAAAAGATGCTGATTTGGTTTTATGGAGCGGTAATCCTTTATCAATTTATGCCAAGGCCGAAAAGACTATGATCGATGGCGCTATTTATTTTGATATAGAGAAAGATAAAGAGTTACGCAATAAAGTAAGCAAGGAGAGAAATGAGTTAGTCAATCAGATGTTGGGCGAAAAAGAAAAAGGGAAGAAAACCCAAGAACCCAAACAAAGTAAAAAGCAGCTCATGCATTGTGATACACTTTCGGAATACGCAGAGATACATTAA
- a CDS encoding aminoacyl-histidine dipeptidase: MNEAIRELQPKEVWNKFVDLNAVPRPSKKEERVIQFMLDFGESLGLETFKDAVGNVIIRKPASKGMENRVTVTLQSHLDMVHQKNNDTIFDFDKQGIEMFVQDDWVKAKGTTLGADNGMGVAAIMALLQSTEITHPPLEALFTIDEETGMTGAMGLEGGILKGEILLNLDTEEDDELDIGCAGGIDITATRKYSEKSAPRATVAYEITVNGLTGGHSGIEIHKGLGNANKIMNRFLYGASNSFMLRISEIDGGSLRNAIPRESVAKIVILKTQSEEFEKTLKEYESIIKKELNVLEPNLKVSFKSIKSPEGVMGIGAQERLLKGIYAAHNGVYAMSAAIPDLVETSNNVARVLVKNGKAKIGCLTRSSVDSAKMDLANALKSTFELARFDVEFSGTYPGWTPNADSKILKVAEAKYKTLFGEKPKVAACHAGLECGILGQNYPEMDMISFGPTILGAHSPDERVSISSTQKFWKFLLNILEDIPKK, translated from the coding sequence ATGAACGAAGCTATAAGAGAATTACAACCCAAGGAGGTCTGGAATAAATTTGTGGATCTAAATGCAGTTCCACGTCCATCAAAAAAAGAAGAGCGTGTCATACAATTCATGCTAGACTTTGGTGAGTCACTTGGTCTTGAAACTTTTAAAGATGCTGTAGGCAATGTTATCATAAGAAAACCCGCTAGTAAGGGTATGGAGAATAGAGTTACCGTTACCCTGCAATCGCATTTAGATATGGTACATCAAAAAAATAACGATACCATATTTGACTTTGACAAACAAGGTATTGAAATGTTCGTACAGGACGACTGGGTTAAAGCTAAGGGCACAACCCTTGGTGCAGATAACGGTATGGGGGTAGCGGCTATAATGGCCTTATTACAAAGCACAGAGATTACTCACCCACCATTAGAAGCTCTCTTTACCATTGATGAGGAAACGGGAATGACCGGTGCCATGGGTCTTGAAGGTGGTATTTTAAAAGGTGAGATATTATTGAACCTGGATACCGAGGAAGATGATGAGTTAGATATTGGCTGTGCTGGTGGAATTGACATTACCGCAACCAGAAAGTATAGTGAAAAATCAGCGCCTCGTGCTACGGTAGCTTATGAAATTACGGTTAACGGATTAACCGGAGGACACAGTGGTATTGAGATTCATAAAGGTCTTGGTAATGCTAACAAAATTATGAATCGTTTTCTTTACGGAGCTTCTAATTCTTTTATGTTACGTATTTCAGAAATAGATGGAGGTAGTCTTAGAAATGCAATTCCCAGAGAAAGTGTGGCAAAGATTGTTATTCTTAAAACGCAAAGCGAAGAATTTGAAAAGACTCTAAAAGAATATGAATCTATCATAAAAAAAGAACTGAACGTTTTAGAGCCCAACCTTAAAGTGTCTTTTAAATCTATAAAGTCGCCTGAGGGCGTTATGGGTATTGGAGCACAAGAACGTTTACTAAAGGGTATTTATGCTGCTCACAATGGTGTTTACGCTATGAGTGCCGCTATTCCTGATTTAGTGGAAACTTCTAATAATGTGGCCCGTGTTCTTGTAAAAAATGGAAAGGCAAAAATAGGATGCTTAACAAGATCTTCTGTAGATTCTGCGAAGATGGATTTGGCAAATGCCTTAAAATCGACCTTTGAATTGGCTCGTTTTGATGTTGAATTCAGTGGAACTTATCCTGGGTGGACACCAAATGCGGATTCCAAAATACTTAAAGTAGCAGAAGCAAAATATAAAACGCTTTTTGGCGAAAAACCAAAAGTAGCTGCTTGCCATGCCGGATTGGAATGCGGTATTCTAGGTCAAAACTATCCTGAGATGGATATGATTAGTTTTGGACCCACAATTTTAGGAGCCCACTCACCAGACGAACGGGTCAGCATTTCCTCAACACAGAAATTTTGGAAGTTTCTATTGAATATTTTAGAAGACATTCCTAAAAAATAA
- a CDS encoding amidohydrolase family protein, producing the protein MIVNKKYTIAILLAYLFIGVEANAQQTPAPKQSVAISIEGATAHLGNGEVIENSLIMFEDGKLSFVGSAMSRIARRGEKIIGKGKHIYPGFIAPNTSLGLIEIDAVRASKDQDEIGEMIPHIRSLVAYNAESKVVESMRPNGVLLGQITPQGGRISGTSSIVQFDAWNWEDAAIKIDDAIHLHWPTTFRKGKWWKGEDRGYQANKKYGEEVKETLVFLRNAAVYDSLAVTKNPVLSAMSGLFTGKQKLFVYADGEKEIIDAVTQIKATGVKEIVLVGGHHAHKVIPFLKENDISVLVRATHNLPVFDEDDYDLPYKLPNLLVDGGLLVGLQNGTASNFQIRNLPFYAGQTVSQGMEVEKALELITGNTAKILGIDDNYGTLALGKSATLFVSEGDALDMKGNRLMNAFIDGREISLETHQTELWKRYEGKYEVK; encoded by the coding sequence ATGATAGTAAATAAAAAATATACAATAGCCATTTTGCTTGCTTATTTATTCATAGGTGTAGAAGCAAACGCTCAACAAACACCTGCACCAAAACAGAGCGTCGCCATTTCTATTGAAGGGGCAACTGCACACTTGGGAAATGGTGAGGTAATTGAAAATTCACTAATTATGTTCGAAGATGGCAAGCTATCTTTTGTTGGCAGTGCAATGTCTAGAATAGCAAGACGAGGAGAAAAAATAATAGGTAAGGGTAAACACATTTACCCTGGATTTATAGCCCCTAATACATCTCTTGGACTTATTGAGATAGATGCTGTAAGGGCATCAAAAGACCAAGATGAAATAGGGGAGATGATTCCCCACATTCGTAGTCTGGTTGCTTATAATGCGGAATCTAAGGTAGTAGAAAGTATGCGCCCCAATGGTGTGCTTTTGGGACAGATTACACCCCAAGGAGGACGAATTTCAGGTACATCATCAATTGTTCAGTTTGATGCTTGGAATTGGGAAGACGCTGCCATAAAAATAGATGATGCTATTCATTTACATTGGCCTACTACGTTTCGTAAAGGCAAATGGTGGAAAGGTGAAGATCGTGGCTACCAAGCTAACAAAAAGTATGGGGAAGAGGTTAAAGAAACACTTGTTTTTCTAAGAAATGCAGCCGTTTACGATTCTCTTGCAGTAACTAAAAATCCTGTTTTAAGCGCAATGTCAGGTCTTTTTACAGGTAAACAGAAGCTATTTGTTTATGCAGATGGTGAAAAGGAAATCATTGATGCCGTTACACAAATAAAAGCAACGGGAGTAAAAGAGATTGTATTGGTAGGTGGGCATCATGCACATAAAGTAATCCCATTTCTAAAAGAAAATGATATCTCCGTTTTGGTACGTGCTACTCATAATCTACCTGTTTTTGATGAAGATGATTACGATTTGCCGTATAAGTTACCTAATCTTTTAGTGGATGGAGGGTTATTAGTAGGACTTCAAAATGGTACAGCCTCAAACTTTCAGATACGTAATCTGCCATTTTATGCAGGTCAAACGGTATCTCAAGGAATGGAAGTTGAAAAGGCGTTAGAATTGATAACTGGTAATACGGCAAAAATACTTGGGATTGACGATAATTATGGCACTTTGGCATTAGGGAAGAGCGCAACTCTTTTTGTATCAGAAGGAGATGCACTTGATATGAAGGGTAATAGATTAATGAATGCTTTTATTGATGGTAGGGAAATTTCTTTAGAAACCCATCAAACAGAACTATGGAAGCGGTATGAGGGAAAATACGAAGTAAAATAA
- a CDS encoding glycoside hydrolase family 5 protein, with protein sequence MKLLKFVFTFVFIVFLGCSSKAEAVLETEETLEAQKEEKEESEAPESIINTAVEEYGQLRVDGKNMVDENGDPVQLRGMSLFWSQWMGEFYTKETVKWLKDDWNITVIRASMGVEDDGGYLTNAVIEKAKVFEVIDAAIEEGIYVLVDWHSHHAEDHVEDAKSFFAEVAEKYGDYPNIIYETYNEPLDVSWEAVLKPYHEAVVAEIRKYDSDNIVVCGTRNWSQGVSEVIGNKLADSNIMYTLHYYASTHKEDLRTDAQTALDNDVPLFVTEYGVTEYTGDGFIDIVSVEEWWAFLDANAISWCNWSVADKEENSAALKPGASGLGGWPLSEITPSGQMVRAEIKQKN encoded by the coding sequence ATGAAACTACTTAAGTTTGTTTTTACATTCGTTTTTATTGTTTTTCTGGGATGTAGTTCAAAAGCGGAAGCTGTTCTTGAGACAGAGGAAACCTTAGAAGCTCAAAAGGAAGAAAAGGAAGAAAGTGAGGCTCCTGAATCAATAATTAATACAGCAGTGGAAGAATACGGACAGTTGCGCGTTGATGGAAAAAATATGGTTGATGAAAATGGAGACCCTGTACAATTGCGAGGAATGTCTTTATTCTGGAGCCAGTGGATGGGCGAATTCTACACCAAAGAAACCGTAAAATGGTTAAAGGACGATTGGAATATAACGGTTATTCGTGCTTCAATGGGTGTTGAGGATGATGGAGGATACCTTACCAATGCAGTTATTGAAAAAGCGAAGGTGTTTGAAGTGATAGATGCTGCAATTGAAGAAGGTATTTATGTTTTGGTAGATTGGCATAGTCATCATGCGGAAGACCATGTAGAGGACGCTAAATCGTTTTTTGCCGAAGTCGCTGAGAAATATGGAGACTATCCCAATATAATTTATGAAACGTATAATGAGCCATTAGATGTTTCATGGGAAGCTGTCTTAAAACCCTATCACGAAGCAGTTGTGGCTGAAATAAGAAAATACGACTCTGATAATATAGTGGTGTGTGGTACCCGTAATTGGTCTCAAGGCGTATCTGAAGTTATAGGGAATAAGTTAGCTGATTCCAATATTATGTACACATTACATTATTATGCATCAACCCACAAAGAAGATTTACGTACTGATGCACAAACAGCATTAGACAATGATGTGCCTTTGTTTGTAACCGAATACGGTGTAACGGAATATACGGGTGACGGTTTTATAGATATTGTTTCGGTGGAGGAGTGGTGGGCGTTTTTAGATGCCAACGCTATTTCATGGTGCAATTGGTCCGTTGCGGATAAAGAAGAGAACTCGGCCGCTCTTAAACCCGGCGCAAGCGGTTTGGGAGGGTGGCCTTTAAGTGAGATTACTCCGTCAGGACAAATGGTCCGAGCTGAAATTAAACAGAAAAACTAA